The following coding sequences are from one Methanococcoides orientis window:
- a CDS encoding ATP-binding protein: protein MDSLISGVVIIDGKDHVIVDVNETAANMIGLPKEDIIGNVCHKYICPAEFGQCPVAHPGQILDRSECVLLNYKSEPIPILKTVKKVEKGDDLYLIESFIDISNLKETENDLLVKENAIDSSINAIFLADPEGILTYVNPSFLELWGYDDEKEVLRRSSVELWQDKSIAKKIKNELISEGSWTGELLARKKDGTAFSVNLSANTVFNEFGDPICIMASFVDITEIKKANLLIERKLEIQRTISSISSMFVSSKNIDDTINVALQKICELCGCSRSYIFRFSNDGERMNNTHEYCPEGVTPQKESLQDLPVSMFPWWMDKLHKGELIHITDVSTLTEEASAEKEILEMQDIRSLVVLPLYMNNQLVGYLGLDNVLNTGEWTKEDFDILNMVSQIIGAGLECKNAEDMLIAAKIAAENANLAKTEFIANMNHELRTPLNSIIGFSDVLYNENFGTLSDIQKKYLHNVIKNGNHLLEIVNDLLDISKIEAGKMELFPEKFAILDIISGITSTMMPLAKKKNIALNCSINMGDLSIVADPLKFKQILYNLVSNAIKFTGQGGLVTIGVDRSDKLISIFVEDTGVGISQKDLGKLFNPFIQVDSSNSREYGGTGLGLALVKNFVEMHGGNVWVESEVGKGSKFTFTIPVEDEIISE from the coding sequence TTGGATTCACTTATCTCGGGTGTTGTGATCATTGATGGCAAAGATCATGTTATAGTTGATGTGAACGAAACAGCTGCAAACATGATCGGGCTGCCAAAAGAAGATATCATTGGTAACGTGTGTCATAAATATATCTGCCCCGCTGAGTTTGGTCAATGTCCTGTTGCTCATCCTGGACAAATTTTAGATCGATCTGAATGTGTACTTTTAAATTATAAGAGTGAACCAATTCCAATTTTGAAAACGGTCAAGAAGGTTGAGAAGGGTGACGATCTATACTTGATCGAGAGCTTTATAGACATTTCAAACCTTAAGGAAACAGAAAATGATCTTTTAGTCAAAGAGAATGCTATTGATTCATCGATCAATGCTATTTTTCTTGCTGATCCTGAAGGGATTCTTACCTATGTCAATCCTTCTTTCCTTGAATTGTGGGGATATGATGACGAAAAAGAGGTCCTTCGAAGATCTTCCGTAGAACTGTGGCAGGATAAAAGCATAGCAAAGAAAATAAAAAATGAATTAATTTCTGAAGGTAGCTGGACTGGGGAATTACTTGCCAGAAAAAAAGATGGTACTGCTTTTTCAGTAAATTTGTCAGCCAATACTGTATTTAATGAGTTCGGGGATCCGATTTGCATAATGGCTTCTTTTGTGGATATTACTGAGATCAAAAAAGCAAATCTGCTTATCGAACGAAAGCTCGAAATTCAAAGAACTATCTCTTCTATATCTTCCATGTTCGTATCTTCTAAAAATATTGATGATACTATCAATGTAGCTCTTCAAAAGATCTGTGAATTATGTGGATGCAGCAGAAGTTATATTTTTAGATTCAGTAATGATGGGGAACGGATGAATAATACTCATGAATACTGTCCTGAGGGTGTTACTCCACAAAAGGAAAGTCTTCAGGATCTTCCGGTAAGTATGTTTCCCTGGTGGATGGACAAACTCCATAAAGGCGAGTTGATCCACATTACAGATGTTTCAACTTTGACAGAAGAGGCGTCTGCAGAGAAAGAGATCCTTGAAATGCAGGATATAAGATCTCTGGTAGTTTTGCCTTTGTATATGAATAATCAATTGGTAGGTTACCTTGGTCTGGATAATGTCCTAAATACCGGCGAGTGGACAAAAGAAGATTTCGATATTCTTAATATGGTTTCTCAGATAATAGGTGCAGGTCTTGAATGTAAAAATGCTGAAGATATGCTTATAGCTGCAAAGATCGCTGCTGAAAATGCTAATCTGGCCAAGACCGAATTTATAGCAAATATGAATCATGAATTGAGAACTCCACTCAATTCGATCATAGGGTTCTCGGATGTTCTGTACAATGAGAATTTTGGTACTTTAAGTGACATCCAAAAAAAATATCTGCACAATGTTATTAAAAACGGCAACCATCTTTTAGAAATAGTTAATGATCTTCTTGATATTTCAAAGATCGAAGCTGGTAAGATGGAGCTTTTCCCTGAAAAGTTTGCTATACTTGATATCATCAGTGGGATAACGTCGACCATGATGCCTCTTGCAAAAAAGAAGAATATTGCCCTGAACTGCAGCATCAATATGGGAGATCTTTCTATAGTGGCAGATCCATTGAAGTTCAAGCAGATCCTCTATAATCTTGTAAGTAATGCGATCAAGTTCACCGGTCAGGGTGGCTTGGTGACAATAGGGGTGGACAGGTCTGACAAATTAATTTCTATTTTTGTAGAAGATACCGGAGTAGGCATCTCACAAAAAGACCTAGGTAAATTGTTCAATCCTTTCATTCAGGTGGATTCATCAAACTCAAGAGAATATGGTGGCACAGGGCTTGGTCTTGCTCTTGTTAAGAATTTTGTGGAGATGCATGGCGGGAATGTCTGGGTTGAAAGCGAAGTTGGAAAAGGCAGCAAGTTCACTTTTACGATACCAGTTGAGGACGAGATCATCAGCGAATAA
- a CDS encoding PAS domain S-box protein: MISKEEDYIDLVFDSLISGVVVIDGKDHVIVDINETAIKMIGIPKEDVIGKVCHKYICPTEIGHCPVSHPGQLINQSERILLNYKGESVPILKRVKKVEKDGHMYLIESFIDVSNLKEAKEEILIKKGN, translated from the coding sequence ATGATAAGTAAAGAAGAAGATTATATCGACTTGGTTTTTGATTCACTTATCTCGGGTGTTGTTGTTATTGATGGCAAAGATCATGTTATAGTTGATATTAATGAAACAGCTATTAAGATGATCGGAATTCCAAAGGAAGATGTCATTGGTAAAGTGTGTCACAAATATATTTGTCCTACTGAGATCGGACATTGCCCTGTTTCTCATCCGGGTCAACTTATAAACCAATCTGAACGCATTCTTCTGAACTATAAGGGCGAATCAGTTCCTATCCTGAAAAGGGTCAAGAAGGTAGAGAAAGATGGTCATATGTACCTGATCGAGAGCTTTATAGACGTTTCAAACCTTAAAGAAGCAAAAGAGGAAATTTTAATAAAAAAAGGTAATTGA
- a CDS encoding thioredoxin family protein — MGLGDFISNLFGKEKATVSSEPIVEEISTNLYEINTRAFDNEVVNSHLPVIVDCFTKTCPPCRKMAPIFEKVAAEYDGKIKFVKINLKNSPGIAKQFKIVGVPTFLFFRSGEMVTNVVGFVEEEKLKEKLETLLE; from the coding sequence ATGGGATTGGGAGACTTTATCAGCAACCTGTTTGGGAAAGAAAAAGCAACTGTAAGCAGCGAACCAATAGTAGAGGAGATCAGTACGAACCTTTACGAAATAAATACACGTGCATTCGATAATGAGGTCGTGAATTCACATTTACCCGTCATAGTGGATTGCTTTACAAAGACCTGCCCACCATGCAGAAAAATGGCACCGATCTTTGAAAAGGTAGCAGCAGAATATGACGGAAAGATCAAGTTCGTAAAGATCAATCTCAAGAACTCACCCGGCATCGCAAAACAGTTCAAGATCGTGGGAGTACCAACCTTTTTGTTCTTCAGGAGTGGGGAAATGGTGACAAACGTAGTTGGATTTGTCGAAGAAGAGAAACTGAAAGAGAAGCTTGAAACTCTTTTGGAATGA
- a CDS encoding ferredoxin-thioredoxin reductase catalytic domain-containing protein — protein sequence MSEGKTKKEDVHAWTTKYADKAGYMLNPDEEMRDLVLEGIAKNKDTHGKNYCPCRIVTGDELEDKKIICPCIYHKDEIETDGSCHCDLFFKKEDED from the coding sequence ATGAGCGAAGGTAAAACTAAAAAAGAAGATGTCCATGCATGGACTACCAAATATGCCGATAAAGCCGGCTATATGCTTAACCCTGATGAAGAGATGAGGGACCTTGTCCTCGAAGGAATAGCAAAGAACAAGGACACTCACGGAAAGAACTACTGTCCATGCAGGATAGTCACAGGCGATGAACTCGAAGACAAAAAGATAATTTGTCCTTGCATATACCATAAGGATGAGATCGAGACCGATGGTTCCTGTCATTGTGATCTGTTCTTCAAGAAGGAAGATGAAGATTAA
- a CDS encoding (Fe-S)-binding protein has protein sequence MTNALEIYQLLPKTNCKQCGKATCMAFGAALLSREVTIDDCPPLKEDKFKENYEKLSQMITPSGEASESGMIVHTEKCIGCGNCVVACPVNVAEDPHGAGSGKAPTSENVILRVENGVVRLSNVNQCRRFGKNKIMCNGCIVTCPTKAIEFV, from the coding sequence ATGACAAATGCATTGGAGATATACCAGCTTCTCCCAAAAACGAACTGTAAGCAATGTGGGAAAGCCACATGCATGGCTTTTGGAGCTGCCCTTCTTTCAAGAGAAGTTACCATAGATGACTGTCCGCCTCTGAAAGAGGACAAGTTCAAGGAAAACTATGAGAAGCTCTCACAAATGATCACACCCTCAGGCGAAGCCTCTGAATCCGGGATGATCGTCCATACGGAAAAATGTATTGGATGCGGTAACTGTGTGGTCGCCTGCCCTGTAAACGTCGCAGAAGATCCCCATGGAGCAGGTTCAGGAAAAGCCCCTACCAGTGAAAATGTCATCCTGCGAGTTGAGAATGGTGTTGTACGTCTCTCCAATGTTAACCAGTGCCGCCGTTTTGGAAAGAACAAGATAATGTGCAACGGCTGCATAGTGACATGTCCGACAAAAGCAATAGAGTTCGTCTGA
- a CDS encoding formylmethanofuran dehydrogenase subunit B — MEQEYYVCTGCALLCDDIEIEVTDNKLSKINNACLKGVARLKECAEPAECKVDGSNVNIDDAIKEAASILKNASNPLIFGMGNSTTGAQKKAIELAKTTNAYIDDTSSFCQGPVIEAILGNRIKTCTLDEVKDYSDVIIYWGADPSNSHPRHLSKYTYFPRGKERQRGWEEDRTAICIDVRKSDTAIICGDKFYQIPPQADEELIDALVAALSGKVPKVSFGMGPKKILELANMLKKAKFGTICVGLGLIYSIQDVEPLVRLMNKLNEVSNFHLIPMVGQYNMRGFDHNLHEETGYINRARFQESDVEHGPQCSIVELLRTKSVDAALVIGSDPMSSLPGSIAKELLDIPVITIDPCVTMTSRKAKVAIASVTSGSECGGTAIRMDGVEVEFKPMIATDDLSDEEILSRIMEVL, encoded by the coding sequence GTGGAACAGGAATATTACGTTTGTACAGGTTGTGCACTTCTTTGTGATGATATCGAAATAGAAGTAACTGATAACAAACTCTCAAAAATTAACAATGCCTGCTTAAAGGGTGTAGCCCGCCTAAAAGAGTGCGCTGAGCCTGCAGAGTGCAAAGTTGATGGAAGCAATGTCAACATCGATGATGCGATAAAGGAAGCAGCAAGCATACTTAAAAATGCCAGCAACCCCCTGATATTCGGCATGGGAAACTCTACCACCGGTGCCCAGAAAAAAGCTATAGAACTGGCAAAAACGACAAATGCATATATTGATGATACATCTTCGTTCTGCCAGGGACCCGTTATTGAAGCGATCCTTGGAAACAGGATCAAAACATGCACACTGGATGAAGTGAAAGACTATTCAGATGTGATTATCTATTGGGGTGCAGACCCTTCGAACTCACATCCACGTCATCTCTCAAAATACACATACTTCCCTCGCGGAAAAGAAAGGCAACGTGGCTGGGAAGAAGACAGGACCGCTATCTGTATCGATGTGAGAAAATCTGATACCGCCATCATATGCGGGGACAAGTTCTACCAGATACCACCACAGGCAGATGAGGAACTGATCGATGCGCTTGTCGCTGCATTGTCAGGAAAGGTCCCGAAGGTCTCCTTTGGAATGGGACCAAAGAAGATACTGGAACTTGCCAACATGTTAAAGAAAGCAAAGTTCGGTACCATCTGTGTCGGTCTTGGGCTGATCTATTCCATTCAAGATGTTGAACCTCTTGTCAGATTGATGAACAAACTCAACGAGGTCTCGAATTTCCACCTCATACCAATGGTGGGACAGTACAACATGCGTGGATTTGACCATAATCTGCATGAGGAAACGGGATACATCAATCGTGCAAGATTCCAGGAAAGTGATGTCGAGCATGGTCCGCAATGCTCAATTGTTGAACTATTGAGAACAAAGAGTGTGGATGCAGCCCTTGTAATAGGATCTGATCCAATGTCAAGCCTGCCGGGAAGTATTGCTAAAGAACTTCTTGACATCCCTGTGATAACCATCGATCCCTGTGTGACAATGACGTCCAGAAAAGCGAAGGTAGCAATAGCTTCTGTTACCAGTGGTTCTGAATGTGGTGGCACTGCCATACGAATGGACGGTGTTGAGGTCGAGTTCAAGCCGATGATAGCTACTGACGATCTGAGCGATGAAGAAATACTTAGCCGCATCATGGAGGTATTATAA
- a CDS encoding molybdopterin dinucleotide binding domain-containing protein gives MGFGQFLAAPEYDLKIITYRDIFQNTALESSRGGEEYLNRSAVIKIDTNDMKKMGFKENGHVILKNSFARIVVSVQLSEYEEAHEGIAYMTNSPWSNALVSADDGTGVPKFKMITATISDAKDEKITTYDM, from the coding sequence ATGGGATTTGGACAATTTCTTGCAGCTCCTGAATATGACCTTAAGATCATAACATACAGGGACATATTCCAGAACACTGCTCTTGAGTCCTCAAGGGGCGGAGAGGAATACCTCAACCGTTCAGCAGTCATAAAGATAGACACAAATGACATGAAGAAGATGGGATTCAAGGAGAACGGCCATGTTATCCTGAAGAACAGCTTTGCAAGGATCGTAGTTTCTGTTCAGTTATCCGAATATGAGGAAGCACATGAAGGCATTGCCTACATGACCAACAGCCCGTGGTCAAATGCACTTGTATCCGCTGACGATGGTACAGGAGTACCAAAATTCAAGATGATAACTGCAACGATCTCTGATGCAAAGGACGAGAAAATAACAACTTATGATATGTGA
- a CDS encoding methanogenesis marker 8 protein, with product MAHVMEILGKTRVVVEDGKVVEVGEPQLQWCPLFEKARGIKKITCEAVKENMEFRIRDFGLFTEDRKLEMDVFVGFGASEVMMTGLKRDMLDTTITVCDGAGTVITNNATLVQGMGARISGLVETEPIDKVINGIEDRGGIVLDPSSASIDPVGGVLKASDLGFKRIAVTVVDPFTARTLREIEKENDLELMIIGAHTTGLSREDALEIIKYLDIITSCASKNIRDTIKPLVQVGTAVPLFGLTQKGKELLLERAKEVESPILVNTMPLPMLPEKKQPKDLV from the coding sequence ATGGCACACGTTATGGAGATCCTTGGGAAAACAAGGGTTGTCGTCGAGGATGGAAAGGTTGTCGAAGTTGGCGAGCCACAGCTCCAATGGTGTCCTCTTTTTGAAAAGGCAAGAGGTATCAAAAAGATCACCTGTGAGGCTGTAAAGGAGAACATGGAGTTTCGCATAAGGGACTTCGGTCTTTTTACTGAGGACCGTAAACTTGAGATGGATGTCTTTGTGGGGTTTGGTGCTTCAGAAGTTATGATGACCGGCCTGAAACGTGACATGCTGGATACCACGATAACTGTTTGTGACGGTGCAGGTACTGTAATTACGAATAATGCGACCCTTGTTCAGGGGATGGGTGCAAGGATATCAGGTCTTGTGGAGACCGAACCTATTGACAAGGTCATCAACGGTATCGAGGACAGGGGTGGCATCGTGCTCGATCCTTCAAGTGCAAGTATTGATCCTGTTGGTGGCGTTTTGAAAGCAAGTGACCTCGGTTTCAAGAGGATCGCAGTGACTGTGGTCGACCCTTTTACTGCAAGGACCCTTCGTGAGATCGAGAAAGAGAATGACCTTGAACTTATGATAATCGGTGCACATACAACAGGTCTTAGCAGGGAGGATGCTCTCGAGATAATCAAATATCTTGATATCATCACTTCATGTGCTTCAAAGAACATAAGGGATACAATAAAGCCTCTGGTACAGGTCGGAACTGCTGTGCCTTTATTTGGACTCACTCAAAAAGGAAAGGAGCTGTTGCTTGAACGTGCCAAGGAAGTGGAAAGTCCGATCCTTGTGAACACAATGCCATTACCAATGCTTCCTGAAAAGAAGCAGCCGAAGGATCTTGTCTGA
- a CDS encoding phenylacetate--CoA ligase family protein yields the protein MKYWQPKFETMEHNELRELQLKRLKKTAAAVYDNVPFYREKFDALGITPDDIKSMDDIKKLPTTRKTDLRDNYPFGLFAVPKKDIVRIHASSGTSGKPTVVGYTANDINTWADMMARNFTMVGLDATDTFQNAVNYGLFTGGLGFHYGIERLGAMAVPSGTGNTVRQIEMMEDFDVTAIHCTPSYGLYLAETVREMGVIDKLSLRVGCFGAEPWSSSTRKELESAFNIKAYDSYGLSEMMGPGIGFECQEQDGLHIWSDHYIVEILDKNGEEVAEGEKGEIVLTSLTKEALPVIRYRTGDIARRLKSECACGRTTDRISRILGRADDMLIVRGINVFPSQIEDVLVRIEKITDQFEIYLDRNKKKLDEITVRVELDEEAFTGEIGDLATVKRVVEGELKSVLNIRANVDLVEKGTIPRSTGKAKRVFDRREAI from the coding sequence ATGAAATACTGGCAGCCAAAATTTGAAACAATGGAGCACAATGAACTTCGGGAACTGCAACTTAAACGTTTAAAGAAAACGGCTGCTGCAGTCTATGATAATGTTCCTTTCTACAGGGAGAAGTTCGATGCTTTGGGCATAACTCCTGATGATATCAAGTCCATGGATGACATTAAAAAACTGCCAACTACTCGAAAAACGGACCTTCGTGACAACTATCCTTTCGGTCTTTTTGCTGTTCCTAAGAAGGACATTGTTCGTATCCATGCTTCTTCCGGTACAAGCGGTAAACCTACTGTGGTCGGTTATACTGCCAATGACATTAACACCTGGGCAGACATGATGGCACGCAACTTCACAATGGTTGGTCTTGATGCTACTGATACTTTCCAGAATGCTGTTAACTACGGTCTTTTCACCGGTGGTCTTGGCTTCCACTATGGTATTGAGAGACTGGGTGCCATGGCAGTTCCAAGCGGAACAGGAAATACCGTCCGCCAGATCGAAATGATGGAGGACTTTGATGTTACTGCTATTCACTGTACTCCTTCTTATGGCCTTTACCTTGCAGAGACTGTCAGGGAAATGGGTGTCATTGACAAATTATCTTTACGTGTAGGATGCTTCGGTGCAGAACCATGGTCTTCCAGCACAAGAAAAGAACTTGAATCTGCTTTTAACATTAAGGCATACGACTCCTACGGTCTTTCTGAAATGATGGGTCCCGGAATTGGATTTGAATGTCAGGAGCAGGATGGTCTTCACATCTGGAGCGACCACTATATTGTAGAGATCCTTGATAAAAATGGAGAAGAGGTCGCAGAAGGCGAGAAAGGAGAGATCGTACTCACCTCCCTCACAAAGGAAGCACTACCTGTTATCAGGTATCGTACCGGAGATATTGCCAGGCGCCTGAAAAGCGAGTGTGCCTGTGGACGTACTACTGATCGTATTTCAAGGATACTTGGAAGAGCAGACGATATGCTCATTGTAAGGGGCATCAATGTGTTCCCATCCCAGATCGAGGATGTACTTGTCAGGATCGAGAAGATCACTGACCAGTTCGAGATATATCTTGACAGGAACAAGAAGAAGCTGGACGAGATCACTGTAAGGGTCGAACTTGATGAAGAAGCTTTCACCGGTGAGATCGGGGACCTTGCAACAGTAAAGAGGGTTGTTGAAGGCGAACTCAAGAGCGTCCTGAACATCAGGGCAAACGTTGATCTTGTGGAAAAGGGTACTATCCCCAGAAGCACAGGTAAGGCCAAGAGGGTCTTTGACAGAAGGGAAGCTATCTAA
- a CDS encoding UbiA family prenyltransferase: MNEVGNVTRNDRIYRETLVIIKELWNDFIYGGHLFAFGAICVAFMCSILFAIPITWDFLVIIYLTFYIIYLYDYFNGTEDDEKTNSTRANYFRKNDSKTITYILYGSIISIASIYVLYSDIPNMLIGFAILILGLTYQAYFKGLTKKITAFKNIFVSLVWAILVYVMFIYYSYPITSEALIISAFVFLRMTGIQILFDIRDIEGDQKKGLRTFPAIYGYRKGLMTLVAINFITAILLIYEAYIGALPYTALMIVPVIFYAQNYLDKVDKSRKDHKSYLFAAGEPFVWFILIFSGSMFFRIVPYIPDIPNIL, from the coding sequence ATGAACGAAGTAGGTAATGTAACAAGAAATGACAGAATATATAGAGAAACTTTAGTTATTATAAAGGAACTATGGAATGATTTCATATACGGAGGACATCTTTTTGCATTCGGTGCAATTTGTGTTGCATTTATGTGCTCGATCCTTTTCGCGATTCCCATAACATGGGATTTCCTGGTCATAATCTACCTTACATTTTACATAATCTACCTGTACGATTATTTCAATGGAACAGAAGATGACGAGAAAACAAATTCAACGCGTGCAAACTATTTCCGAAAAAATGATTCAAAGACGATAACCTACATATTATACGGGTCCATCATATCCATCGCTTCCATCTATGTGCTCTATAGTGACATACCGAACATGCTGATAGGATTTGCTATCCTGATCCTCGGATTGACATATCAGGCATATTTTAAAGGTTTGACAAAAAAGATAACGGCATTTAAGAATATTTTTGTATCACTGGTATGGGCCATACTTGTCTATGTCATGTTCATTTACTACTCATATCCAATAACATCAGAAGCCCTGATCATCTCTGCTTTTGTCTTCCTGAGAATGACAGGGATACAGATCCTTTTTGACATAAGGGATATCGAAGGTGACCAGAAGAAAGGCCTTCGCACATTCCCTGCCATCTACGGATACAGAAAAGGTCTTATGACTCTGGTTGCGATCAATTTCATAACAGCCATACTGCTTATTTACGAAGCATATATAGGAGCTCTCCCCTACACTGCACTAATGATCGTACCGGTAATTTTCTACGCCCAGAATTATCTGGACAAGGTAGACAAGTCAAGAAAGGACCACAAGAGCTACCTCTTTGCAGCCGGAGAGCCATTTGTCTGGTTCATTCTGATATTTTCAGGTTCAATGTTCTTCCGCATCGTCCCATACATACCAGATATCCCGAACATCCTGTGA
- a CDS encoding ABC transporter permease, with protein sequence MFELSIAMRHINSRRRHTLFSLLAVALAVATIVVLMSMVSGVQEELIEITIENAPHIVVSPQSDAEDDLHLYYYLMDVIIQKEGVVAVSPYLSGQAALKYRENAEGVLLKGIEPHAEERVMRVGDDIVSGSFVDLSLTGHGIVLGDELADNLEVRVGDNVEAVYPGSPTRSFKVVGIVDTGTASDESLAYARLGTLQDLFRKNGVVTSIGVRVTDPYRAEDIAVLIESETGTDAVSWTEANKDILDLLNTQKVFVWVFYALIYVIAGFGIANTLITVVMDKKKEIGMLKAMGVSRKSITSIFLLESAFLGAAGVVVGCIIGYIASVAIGAYELELPSEMYLGLTTMPMKIEAINFIYAAGFAFILNLIAGVYPARRASKLDPVEAIENE encoded by the coding sequence GTGTTCGAGTTAAGCATAGCAATGCGCCATATCAACTCACGCCGGCGGCATACTCTGTTCTCTCTTCTTGCCGTTGCACTGGCAGTTGCTACTATAGTTGTCCTCATGTCAATGGTCTCAGGGGTTCAGGAGGAACTTATCGAGATCACCATTGAGAATGCTCCGCATATTGTTGTCAGCCCGCAGTCGGATGCTGAAGATGATCTCCATTTGTATTATTATCTGATGGATGTCATCATACAGAAAGAAGGGGTTGTTGCAGTATCGCCTTATCTTTCAGGCCAGGCGGCTTTGAAATATAGGGAGAATGCAGAAGGCGTATTGCTCAAAGGTATAGAACCGCATGCTGAAGAGAGAGTAATGCGGGTAGGCGATGACATTGTCTCAGGTAGTTTTGTAGACCTTTCCCTTACAGGCCATGGTATTGTCCTTGGCGATGAACTTGCAGACAATCTCGAAGTGCGTGTTGGGGACAATGTTGAAGCTGTTTATCCGGGTTCCCCTACGAGATCCTTCAAGGTAGTTGGTATTGTAGACACTGGAACTGCCAGTGACGAAAGTCTCGCATATGCAAGGCTTGGGACCCTGCAGGACCTCTTCCGAAAGAACGGGGTTGTGACCTCCATCGGGGTCAGAGTGACTGATCCTTACCGGGCAGAAGATATAGCGGTTCTGATTGAGAGTGAGACCGGAACTGATGCGGTTAGCTGGACCGAGGCCAACAAGGATATCCTCGACCTGCTCAACACTCAGAAAGTGTTCGTGTGGGTATTCTATGCTCTAATCTATGTGATCGCAGGTTTTGGTATTGCCAATACACTGATCACAGTAGTTATGGACAAGAAAAAAGAGATCGGTATGCTTAAAGCAATGGGAGTTTCCAGAAAAAGCATAACGTCGATATTCCTTTTAGAATCAGCTTTCCTTGGAGCAGCCGGTGTGGTAGTGGGCTGTATAATTGGATACATAGCATCAGTGGCTATCGGGGCTTACGAGCTTGAGCTTCCAAGTGAGATGTATCTTGGCCTGACCACAATGCCAATGAAAATAGAAGCCATCAATTTCATTTATGCTGCAGGCTTTGCTTTTATCCTGAATCTCATCGCAGGAGTTTATCCTGCAAGACGTGCTTCAAAACTTGATCCTGTAGAAGCAATTGAGAACGAGTGA
- a CDS encoding tetratricopeptide repeat protein, producing the protein MDLINKLKDKQKDQSAKNWFDLGVQTKSLDKKVQYFTKCLLIEPENVEALRLLADAQDELGMIDAAMGSRARADDIEGSSGMFSQRSESYTESDAFGSNSFGSDSFASDTMAVEEEEQLVEDNTFSTPENNGNIPFDTSFSEPDQGTEIPGSNNEKWAIFEIAKENEAKKEEESFSTSSASVPQQETNVVVEELTETEDQPVTPETSASVPEETPTRAKKEPVVVKKQTEQRVATSTMEQATRQPAAQASATRPAPTPSTSTAVPQAIPQCSISEPVAMKLPMGEIIKFWIVGAVVLIIVGMIMNSLAV; encoded by the coding sequence ATGGATCTTATTAATAAGCTAAAGGATAAACAAAAAGACCAGAGCGCTAAGAACTGGTTCGATCTTGGTGTGCAAACAAAAAGCCTGGATAAAAAAGTGCAGTACTTCACGAAATGCCTGTTGATAGAACCGGAAAACGTGGAAGCATTAAGACTTCTGGCAGATGCACAGGACGAGCTTGGCATGATAGATGCTGCCATGGGAAGCAGAGCAAGAGCAGACGACATTGAAGGCTCATCCGGCATGTTCAGCCAGAGATCCGAAAGCTATACAGAAAGCGATGCATTTGGTTCCAATAGTTTTGGTTCTGATAGTTTTGCCTCAGATACCATGGCCGTAGAAGAGGAAGAACAGTTAGTGGAGGATAACACATTCTCAACACCTGAAAATAATGGAAACATTCCATTTGACACCTCTTTTAGCGAACCTGACCAGGGCACTGAAATACCTGGTTCAAACAACGAGAAGTGGGCTATTTTTGAGATCGCAAAAGAAAATGAAGCTAAAAAAGAGGAAGAAAGCTTCAGCACAAGTTCAGCATCAGTACCTCAACAGGAAACAAACGTCGTTGTGGAAGAACTAACTGAAACAGAAGATCAACCAGTTACTCCAGAGACATCAGCCAGTGTCCCGGAAGAAACTCCTACAAGAGCAAAGAAGGAACCGGTCGTTGTTAAAAAGCAGACTGAGCAAAGAGTAGCAACTTCCACTATGGAACAGGCTACACGTCAACCAGCTGCTCAAGCATCAGCAACCAGACCTGCACCAACTCCTTCCACTTCAACTGCCGTTCCACAGGCAATACCACAGTGCAGTATTTCAGAACCTGTAGCAATGAAATTGCCAATGGGAGAGATCATCAAATTCTGGATCGTGGGTGCAGTTGTGTTGATCATCGTAGGTATGATCATGAACTCACTGGCAGTATAA